Part of the Cupriavidus basilensis genome is shown below.
GCCAGGAAACCCTGGAAATCGGCGCCGCGCTCGGCATCGTGATCGGCCGGCGCGCAACCCGCATCGACCCGGCGCAGGCCGGGGACTATATCGCCGGGTACACGGTTGTGTCGGATGTGAGCGTGCCACATGCCAGCTATTACCGCCCGGCGGTGCGCCACAAGTGCCGTGACGGCTATTGCCCGATCGGCCCGTGGGTGATGACGCGTGAGCAGGTCGGCAACGCCGATGCGCTCAGCATGGTGGTGCGCATCAATGGCGAGGAGCGCCAGCGCAACCACACCGGCAACCTGCTGCGCCCCGTGGCGCAATTGCTGGCTGATGTGACCGCCTTCATGTCGCTCGAAGCCGGCGATGTGCTGCTGGCGGGCGTGCCCGAAGGCGCGCCGCTGGTGCGTGCCGGCGACATGGTGGAGATCGAAATCGAACAAGTAGGGCGCCTGCGGCACGGCATCAAGGCAGCACCCGGGGAGGCAGCATGAGAACCGCACGCGTAGCCTTCGATGGCTTGGTCCACACCGCACAGCCGGCCGGCGAAGGCGTATTGCGCCTGGACGACGGCCGTGTGGTCAGCGAGGACGGCGTGACGTGGCTGCCGCCCGTGGTGCCGCGCACCACCTTCGCGCTTGGCCTGAACTATGCTGACCACGCGCGCGAACTGGCCTTCAAGGCGCCGGAAGAACCACTCGTCTTCCTCAAGGGGCCGGGCGCGTTCATCGGCCACCGGGCGCATACCATCCGGCCGGAGGGCGTGAAGTACATGCATTACGAGTGCGAGCTGGCGGTGGTGATCGGCAGCACGGCGCGCGGCGTCAAGGCGGCGCAAGCCTATGACTACGTGCGCGGCTATACGGTCGCCAACGACTACGCCATCCGCGACTACCTGGAAAACTACTATCGCCCCAACCTGCGGGTGAAAAACCGCGATACCTGCACGCCGCTGGGGCCGTGGCTGGTGGACCGCGACGACGTGCCGGATCCGATGAACCTCGCGCTCACCACGACGGTCAACGGCAAGCTGACGCAGCAGGGCAGCACCCGCGACATGATCTTCGCCATCCCGTGGCTGATCGAGTACCTGAGCAGCTTCATGACGCTGGAGGCGGGCGATGTGATCCTGACCGGCACGCCGGAAGGGCTGGCCGACACGCAGCCGGGCGACGAGATCGTCACGGAGATCGAAGGGGTGGGGCGGCTGGTGAACACCATCGCCTCGGCTACCGAATACGGCAGTGGGCGCTGAAGGGCGCTGAAGCGAACCCGGGCGCACCGGGGCGCACCAAATGCCAACAGGAGACAACCATGATCAAGCATTGGATCAACGGCAAGCAGGTCGACAGCAAGGACACGTTCACCACCTGGAACCCGGCCACCGGTGAAGAGATCGCCACGGTGGCCGCGGGCGGGGAGGCCGAGGTCAACGCCGCGGTGGCGGCCGCCAAGGCTGCATTCCCCAAGTGGGCCAATACGCCGGCCAAGGAGCGCGCCCGCATCATGCGCCGCCTGGCCGACCTGATCACCGAGCACGTGCCGCACCTTGCCGCGCTGGAGACGCAGGACACCGGCCTGCCGATCGCGCAGACCGGCAAGCAGCTGATCCCGCGCGCCGCCGAGAACTTCAATTTCTTCGCCGAAGTGTGCGTGCAGATGAACGGCCGCACCTATCCCGTCGATGACCAGATGCTCAACTACACGCTCTACCAGCCGGTGGGCGTGTGCGCGCTGATCTCGCCGTGGAACGTGCCATTCATGACCGCCACCTGGAAGGTCGCGCCATGCCTGGCGCTGGGCAATACCGCCGTGCTGAAGATGTCGGAGCTGTCGCCACTCACGGCGGACCAGCTCGGCATGCTGGCGCTGGAAGCGGGGGTGCCGGCCGGTGTGCTCAACGTGGTGCAGGGCTACGGCGCCAGCGCGGGGGACGCGCTGGTGCGCCATCCGGACGTGCGGGCCGTATCGTTTACGGGCGGCACTGCCACCGGCAAGCGCATCATCGAGCGCGCGGGCCTGAAGAAATTCTCGATGGAACTGGGGGGCAAGTCGCCGGTGCTGGTGTTCGACGACGCCGACCTGGAGCGCGCGCTGGACGCCGCGCTGTTCACCATTTTCTCGATCAACGGCGAGCGCTGCACCGCGGGTTCGCGCATCTTCGTGCAGGACACGGTCTACGACGACTTCGCCGGCAAGTTCGCCGAACGCGCCAGGCGCTTGCGCGTGGGCGACCCGACCAGCGAGCAGACACATGTGGGCGCCATGATTACCCAGCAGCACTGGGAGAAGGTCACGGGCTATATCCGCCTGGGCGAGCAGGAGGGTGCCACCATCCTGGCCGGCGGCGCCGAGCGGCCGTCCGACCTGCCGGCGCACCTGCGCAACGGAAACTTCGTGCAGCCCACGGTGCTGGCCAATGTGGAAAACCACATGCGCGTGGCGCAGGAAGAGATCTTTGGCCCGGTGGCCTGCCTGATCCCGTTCAAGGGCGAAGACGATGGCCTGGCCATGGCCAACGACACTGCCTACGGCCTGGCCTCGTACATCTGGACGCAGGACGTGGGCAAGGTGCACCGGCTGGCGCGCGGCATCGAAGCCGGCATGGTGTTCGTCAACAGCCAGAACGTGCGCGACCTGCGCCAGCCGTTTGGCGGCACCAAGGCATCCGGCACGGGTCGCGAGGGCGGCGAGTTCAGCTTCGAGGTGTTTGCGGAGGTGAAGAACGTTTGCATCTCGATGGGCGGGCATCATATTCCGCGCTGGGGCGTTTGAGCGCAGCCCGCACCAAAACAAAACAGGAGACACCGCCATGGGCAAGCTATCCCTCGCCGCCAAGGTCACGCACGTGCCGTCGATGTACCTGTCCGAGCTGCCGGGCAAGCACCACGGCTGCCGCGAGGCGGCGATTGCCGGGCACCGCGAGATCGGCCGGCGCTGCCGGGAGCTGGGCGTCGATACCATCGTGGTGGCCGATGTGCACTGGCTGGTCAACGCCGGCTACCACGTCAACTGCAACGCGCACTTCGAGGGCATCTACACCAGCAACGAGCTGCCGCATTTCATCAAGGACATGGCCTACGCCTACGACGGCAATCCCGAACTGGGCCGGCGGATCGCCAGCACCGCGTGCGAGCAGGGCGTGATGACCCGCGCTCACGAGATCGCCAGCCTGGAGCTGGAATACGGCACGCTGGTGCCGATGCGCTACATGAATGCCGACCGCCATTTCAAGGTGGTCTCCATCGCGGCCTGGTGCGCCTGGCACCAGCTCGATGAAAGCCGCCGCTTTGGCGAGGCGCTGCGTGCGTCCATCGAGGCCAGCGATGCCAATGTGGCGTTTCTCGCCAGCGGCTCGCTGTCGCACCGGTTCAACGACAACAACAGCCCCGAGGAAAGCATCCACCAGATCAGCCGCGAGTTCTTCAAGCAGGTGGACCTGCGCGTGGTGGAGCTCTGGAAGCAGGGCGACTGGGCCACCTTCTGCCGCATGTTGCCGGAGTACAACGAGCATTGCATCGGCGAAGGCGGCATGCATGACACCGCCATGCTGCTGGGCCTGCTGGGCTGGGACAAGTACGACCGCCCGGTGGAGATCGTCACCGACTACTTCACCAGCTCGGGCACCGGCCAGATCAATGCGATCTTCCCGGTGCGCTGAGGGATCACCGATCACCGAACGCCGATCACGGACAACGATTCACGCTTCATCGGAGAGGCCTGCCAATGCCCCACATCATCGTCGAGTACACGGACAACATCCGCGCCGACGCGCGCGTGCCCGCCCTGCTCAAGACCATCAACGACGTGCTGATCGCGCAGGACGGCGTGTTTCCCATCGGCGGCATCCGCTCGCGTGCGCTGGCGCTGACCGACTACCGCATGGCCGACGGTGAGGAGGACTACGCCTTCGTCCACATCACGCTGAAGATCGGCGCAGGGCGTCCCGAGGCGGCCAGGAAGGCGGCCTGCGATGCGCTCTTCGAGGCGGTCAAGGCGCACTTTGCCGAGCTATATGCACGGCGCTACCTGGCGCTGTCGATGGAGCTGGTCGAGTTCAACGAGGGTGGCAGCTACAAGCACAACAACGTGCACGCCCGCTTCAAGAAGGCCTGACCGGTTCCATCGTCAACCAACAGGCCCCTGCGCACAACGCACAACGCTTCCCACGGAGACCCCATGCTCAGCCCAGAGCTGATCCACCAGATCGCCCATCGCCTGCACGGCGCCGAACAATCGCGCCAGCAGATCCGGCAAATCTCGCTGGACCACCCTGACATCACGATTGAAGACGCCTACGCCATCCAGCGCGAGTGGCTGGCCCACAAGCTGTCCGAAGGCCGCACCATCAAGGGCCACAAGATCGGCCTGACCTCGCGCGCCATGCAGCTTTCCTCGCAGATCGACGAGCCTGACTATGGCACCTTGCTGGACGACATGTTCTTCCAGGACGGCGCGACGATCCCCCCGGGCCGCTTTATCGTGCCGCGCGTGGAAGTGGAGCTGGCCTTCGTGCTGGACAAGCCGCTCAAGGGGCCGAACTGCACGCTGTTCGATGTGTATGACGCTACCGCCTACGTGATTCCCGCGCTGGAGATCATCGATGCGCGCAGCCATGGGATCGACCCCGACAGCAAGCGCCCGCGCAAGGTGTTCGACACCATTGCCGACAACGCGGCCAATGCCGGCGTGGTGATGGGCGGACGCCCGGTGCGGCCGTTCGATGTGGACCTGCGCTGGGTCTCGGCCATCATGTCGCGCAACGGCGTGATCGAGGAAACCGGCGTGGCCGCCGGCGTGCTCAACCATCCCGCCAACGGCGTGGCATGGCTGGCCAACAAGCTGCATCCGCATGGCGTGGGCCTGGAAGCGGGAGAGGTGATCCTCGGCGGCTCCTTCACGCGGCCGGTGGCGGCCAGCCCGGGTGATACATTCCACGTGGACTATGGCGCGCTGGGCGCCGTGGCCTGCCACTTCGGCTGAACGCCTGACCCGGACGCCATCATGGAAATCCCCCTCAATACCTTCAAGCGCGCGCTTGCCGCCAACGAGCAGCAGATCGGCCTGTGGCTCGGCCTGGCCAGTCCCTACACCGCCGAAGTGCTGGCCGGCGCCGGCTTTGACTGGCTGCTGATCGATGGCGAGCACGCACCCAACACCGTGCCGACCATCCTGGCGCAACTGCAGGCGCTGGCCGCCTATCCCGTGCGGCCGGTGGTGCGTGCGTCGTGGAACGACACCGTGCAGATCAAGCAGTTGCTTGACCTGGGCGTGCAGACCCTGCTCGTGCCGATGGTGCAGGACGCCACCGAGGCGGCCGCCGCGGTGGCCGCCACCCGTTACCCGCCGCAAGGTGTGCGCGGCGTGGGCAGCGCAATGGCGCGTGCCTCGCGCTGGAACCGTGTCGGCGGCTACCTGGCCCAGGCCAACGGCGAGATGTGCGTGCTGGTACAGGTGGAGACGCGCGCGGGGTTAGCGCACCTCGATGCCATCGCCGCCACCGAAGGCGTGGATGGCGTGTTTATCGGCCCAGCGGATCTTGCCGCCGACATGGGCCATCTTGGTAACCCGGGCCACCCGGAGGTGCGCAGCGCCATTGCCGACGCCATCGTGCGCATCCGCCGCGCCGGCAAGGGCGCGGGTATCCTCAGTGCGGACGTGGCGCAGTCGCGCCAGTACGTGGCGCTGGGCACCACGTTCACCGCCGTTGGCGTGGATGCCACGATGCTGGCCCGGGCGGCAGAGAGTCTTGCCGCGCAGTTCAAGGGCCACGGCAGTGCGGGGACTAGCCCGGATAAAACTTACTAGACAGTGTCCCGTCGCGCTTCAGGGCGCATTGCACAAAGAACAGACAGAACAGAAAAATCGGAGGAGACCCAATCATGCAAGCAAACGCCTGCGCCCGGCGCACGCGCTTCCATGCCATGGCGCAGCATGCTTCGCGCGTTGTCACGGGGCTGGCGATCGCGCTGGGCGGCACCAGCGCCGCCCATGCCGCCGACCCCGCCGCACGCTGGGTGGTGCCCTACACCGCTGGCGGCGGCAGCGACCTCGCCACGCGCATCGTCGCGCAGAAGATCGCGCCGGCCATGCACCAGAACTTCGTGGTCGACAACAAGCCGGGCGGCGCCACCATCCTCGCCGCGCAGGACGTGGCCAAGGCGCGTGCCGACGGCGCTACGGTGCTGACTGCCGGGCAGGGTACGCTGGTACTTAACCCAGCGCTGTATCGCAAGCTGCCCTATGACGCCGCCAAGGATTTCACGCTGGTGAGCTCGCTGGTGAAGCTGCCCGTGATACTGGTCGCCAACCCGGCCTTGCCGGTAAAGACCTTGCCCGAGTTCATCACGTGGCTGAAAGCGGGGCAGGGCAAGGCGACCTATGCCTCTGTGGGCACCGGCAGCCCCCACCACCTGAGCGCCGAGCTGCTGCTCGACCGCGTGCAGGCCAGCGCCGTCCACGCGCCGTACAAAGGCACGCCACCCGCGTTGCAGGACGTGGCGGGCGGGCAGGTCGATTTCATGATGGCCGATCTCGCGGCCGCGGTGCCGTTGATCCGCGCCGGCCGCCTGCGCGCCATCGCGCTGCCCGCGCAGCAGCGCTCGGCGGTGCTGCCGGATGTGCCGACCTTTGCCGAGGCCGGGCTGGCTGGCTTTACGGCGTTCGCGTGGCAGGGCGTGGTGGTCCCGGCCGGCACGCCGCCGGCTTCGGTCGACAAGCTCAACGCGGCCATTGCCGCAGCACTGAAGGACCCGGCGGTGGTCAAGCAAATGCAGGAGCTTGGGCTGGAGCCCATGGGCGATAGCCGGGCGGGCTTTGCTGCGTTCGTGGACAATGAGCGCGCCAAATGGGGCGCCCTGATCCGCGCGCACAAGATCGCGCTGGATTGAGCCTCGCCTAAGTGGCCCGCCGCGTAGACGCTGGCGAGGCCATGGCTTCCTGCACGCGGCTGGCTATGTCCTGCAGCGGAGCCACGAAGCGCTTGACCGCCTCCTGCTCGCTCAGGGCACGCGAGAGATACACCACATTGAGGCTGCCGCGCACGCGGTCCTGGTGCCGGATCGGTACCGCGACCGCACCGATCTTGCGCTGCTCCAGCCAGTCGCCGCGATTCGACCCGAAGCCATCCTCGCGCACGCGCGCAACCAGCTTGCGCACATAGGCCGCGTTGTTGGCCAGGGCTGCCTGCTCGTCGCCGCCGCCGCCTGAGCGCAGCAGGTTAAGGATGTCCTCCCGTTCCCCTTCGCTACAAAACGCAAAATAGGCCCGTCCGGCGGCCGTCGACAGCATCGGCAGGCGCCGGCCCACCATCGCCCGGTGGAAGGACAGCGGGCTGAAGCGGTGCGTGGTTTCGCGGATGATCATGGCGTCGCCATCCGGCGTGGTCAGGTCCGACGGCCATAGCACGCGCTGCAGCAGCTCGCCCATC
Proteins encoded:
- the hpaI gene encoding 4-hydroxy-2-oxoheptanedioate aldolase, encoding MEIPLNTFKRALAANEQQIGLWLGLASPYTAEVLAGAGFDWLLIDGEHAPNTVPTILAQLQALAAYPVRPVVRASWNDTVQIKQLLDLGVQTLLVPMVQDATEAAAAVAATRYPPQGVRGVGSAMARASRWNRVGGYLAQANGEMCVLVQVETRAGLAHLDAIAATEGVDGVFIGPADLAADMGHLGNPGHPEVRSAIADAIVRIRRAGKGAGILSADVAQSRQYVALGTTFTAVGVDATMLARAAESLAAQFKGHGSAGTSPDKTY
- the hpaD gene encoding 3,4-dihydroxyphenylacetate 2,3-dioxygenase, with product MGKLSLAAKVTHVPSMYLSELPGKHHGCREAAIAGHREIGRRCRELGVDTIVVADVHWLVNAGYHVNCNAHFEGIYTSNELPHFIKDMAYAYDGNPELGRRIASTACEQGVMTRAHEIASLELEYGTLVPMRYMNADRHFKVVSIAAWCAWHQLDESRRFGEALRASIEASDANVAFLASGSLSHRFNDNNSPEESIHQISREFFKQVDLRVVELWKQGDWATFCRMLPEYNEHCIGEGGMHDTAMLLGLLGWDKYDRPVEIVTDYFTSSGTGQINAIFPVR
- the hpaE gene encoding 5-carboxymethyl-2-hydroxymuconate semialdehyde dehydrogenase; this translates as MIKHWINGKQVDSKDTFTTWNPATGEEIATVAAGGEAEVNAAVAAAKAAFPKWANTPAKERARIMRRLADLITEHVPHLAALETQDTGLPIAQTGKQLIPRAAENFNFFAEVCVQMNGRTYPVDDQMLNYTLYQPVGVCALISPWNVPFMTATWKVAPCLALGNTAVLKMSELSPLTADQLGMLALEAGVPAGVLNVVQGYGASAGDALVRHPDVRAVSFTGGTATGKRIIERAGLKKFSMELGGKSPVLVFDDADLERALDAALFTIFSINGERCTAGSRIFVQDTVYDDFAGKFAERARRLRVGDPTSEQTHVGAMITQQHWEKVTGYIRLGEQEGATILAGGAERPSDLPAHLRNGNFVQPTVLANVENHMRVAQEEIFGPVACLIPFKGEDDGLAMANDTAYGLASYIWTQDVGKVHRLARGIEAGMVFVNSQNVRDLRQPFGGTKASGTGREGGEFSFEVFAEVKNVCISMGGHHIPRWGV
- a CDS encoding fumarylacetoacetate hydrolase family protein, which produces MWQPAITGTVYGTLLNFKGALAALGDSVNAAPYQAPPAGPILYIKPANTLAAHGSLVELPPGQETLEIGAALGIVIGRRATRIDPAQAGDYIAGYTVVSDVSVPHASYYRPAVRHKCRDGYCPIGPWVMTREQVGNADALSMVVRINGEERQRNHTGNLLRPVAQLLADVTAFMSLEAGDVLLAGVPEGAPLVRAGDMVEIEIEQVGRLRHGIKAAPGEAA
- a CDS encoding DNA-binding transcriptional regulator, giving the protein MPKVPSVPDSRTSPYASVRGLTRGLDVLKALNRMESGRGTAQQLSELTGLHRTTVRRLLETLITEGFVRRSESDDSYRLTLQVRALSEGFNDDEWISTIAAPLMGELLQRVLWPSDLTTPDGDAMIIRETTHRFSPLSFHRAMVGRRLPMLSTAAGRAYFAFCSEGEREDILNLLRSGGGGDEQAALANNAAYVRKLVARVREDGFGSNRGDWLEQRKIGAVAVPIRHQDRVRGSLNVVYLSRALSEQEAVKRFVAPLQDIASRVQEAMASPASTRRAT
- a CDS encoding Bug family tripartite tricarboxylate transporter substrate binding protein, which produces MQANACARRTRFHAMAQHASRVVTGLAIALGGTSAAHAADPAARWVVPYTAGGGSDLATRIVAQKIAPAMHQNFVVDNKPGGATILAAQDVAKARADGATVLTAGQGTLVLNPALYRKLPYDAAKDFTLVSSLVKLPVILVANPALPVKTLPEFITWLKAGQGKATYASVGTGSPHHLSAELLLDRVQASAVHAPYKGTPPALQDVAGGQVDFMMADLAAAVPLIRAGRLRAIALPAQQRSAVLPDVPTFAEAGLAGFTAFAWQGVVVPAGTPPASVDKLNAAIAAALKDPAVVKQMQELGLEPMGDSRAGFAAFVDNERAKWGALIRAHKIALD
- a CDS encoding fumarylacetoacetate hydrolase family protein, whose translation is MRTARVAFDGLVHTAQPAGEGVLRLDDGRVVSEDGVTWLPPVVPRTTFALGLNYADHARELAFKAPEEPLVFLKGPGAFIGHRAHTIRPEGVKYMHYECELAVVIGSTARGVKAAQAYDYVRGYTVANDYAIRDYLENYYRPNLRVKNRDTCTPLGPWLVDRDDVPDPMNLALTTTVNGKLTQQGSTRDMIFAIPWLIEYLSSFMTLEAGDVILTGTPEGLADTQPGDEIVTEIEGVGRLVNTIASATEYGSGR
- a CDS encoding 5-carboxymethyl-2-hydroxymuconate Delta-isomerase, which encodes MPHIIVEYTDNIRADARVPALLKTINDVLIAQDGVFPIGGIRSRALALTDYRMADGEEDYAFVHITLKIGAGRPEAARKAACDALFEAVKAHFAELYARRYLALSMELVEFNEGGSYKHNNVHARFKKA
- the hpaH gene encoding 2-oxo-hept-4-ene-1,7-dioate hydratase, which encodes MLSPELIHQIAHRLHGAEQSRQQIRQISLDHPDITIEDAYAIQREWLAHKLSEGRTIKGHKIGLTSRAMQLSSQIDEPDYGTLLDDMFFQDGATIPPGRFIVPRVEVELAFVLDKPLKGPNCTLFDVYDATAYVIPALEIIDARSHGIDPDSKRPRKVFDTIADNAANAGVVMGGRPVRPFDVDLRWVSAIMSRNGVIEETGVAAGVLNHPANGVAWLANKLHPHGVGLEAGEVILGGSFTRPVAASPGDTFHVDYGALGAVACHFG